The DNA segment TCCCAACAAGAAATATGGaaagcacaaaccaaaaacaggGTAGTAAAAACCCAAATAGAAGAGGAAATGAAACATAGATGTTCGAACGGTTTGATCAAGAAACCCATATGCCTaataatagaaacaataatggaGTCAGATTTAGTGCTTATATAGATATATTAGTTGTTCTTCCAAGATAATCACAACATGCaacaacaaatatattatttagattCAGTGCTTACCAAAATGGATTCAGTGTCTCCACATCTATTTTCTCCTCCACTTTATCCGATGTGAAACTGCACCATGGTCGACGCACCATGATATTACGAGAAAtagagaaataaagaaagagaacaACGAAGATGAGGTTATAAAAATTAGGCTGTTGAAGATAGAGACACAAACAACGTAGTCTCTTCATCATCGTTCTCTAACCCTTTTACTACTAGATCCATGACTTTAGTGGCAAAATCACTGTGTGAGAGAGAAGAATTGCGGTTTGATGCGCTGCTGATGGTTTGGGGCGAGGTTATGGTGGGTGGAGGCACATAAGATAAGAATGAGAAGGGGCACAGGTTCCCATTCATCCAAACCCATAATACAAAATGGGAATGGGTGCGAGAGGGTTACTAGAGTGGAGCATGAGAGTGAAAGTTGAAGGCGAGAGTGGGAGGGGGTTTTGTGATGTTGAAGGAAACAAAACATTTTCACATTTTAGAGTGACTTTGGTTTAGTGATATAGAGGGAAAGACGAAATGAGACGGTGTGTATTTGTTTATGGATAGTAAAAGGGGTACATATGATGGCTGATTAATTAGTCTCCCTTAAGGGTGACCGCAAAATCAGTAACTgattaaaatttgcaataccAAACctctaaaatgatatttttacccCCAAATCTTTAAAGTCAATTTTTCCATATAAGAACAggtgtttttggaaaaaaaatgttggacCAAGTCCCCTTGAGTACTTGTCATGCATTTCTCTCAAAGTTATATGACATAGACATATTACACCCTGAAATCGGGTATAAAATTCAAAAGTTATGCTTGATCAAATAAAGCAATGGAAACAAGATTCCATTTTAgacaagaaaacaagtatcgaaTAATGCCAAGTTGACAAAGAGTACCAGGATTGAGAAAAATCCCTCCTTCAGTTATCTTTGTATCCCTTGATTTGTATCCAGGACTCATTCATAAATTGAGATGAATGAATGGCTACTTTCTTCTCTAAAGTGTATAGCGGTGATAAATAAATATCCGAAATAACAAAAATTCTGAATTAATTTCTGAATGTGAAAAAAGTGTAATAATTATGTATCGTCATTAAGTTTTGTGGATCATTTTGTCCTTATGATATAATATGCGTAccaatttaacattaaattataaaatttaaggaaTAATTTGAcaataagttataaaatttagtggcaaatttgaaaataagttGTATGGTAGGACGTAATCATCaccttttttatacatttaagaCTAAaccagaatttttatttttttaaaaaaattacattatcgaTGTAAGAACGAAGGTggtcctataaaaaaaaaaaacaaggtgaCTATTAATTCAATGACTTAGTTATTTCCTACTACAACTATTTCCTTTAAGGTTGGGTTTACctatccaaaataaataaaaactaaaatactatTCTGTTTCAGTTTGAAAGTTTTCTATCTCCACgggaaattatttattaaaactaaGCCCCGAAGCAATTCCAGCAGGTCGTGCAAAGTCAAAAGTTATATATCTAACATTTAATATATTCCGCTGTACGTTCATATCTTCGAACATTTCTATGTCATTGGATTACTTTAGTTGTATATGAAAACAAGTCACACGACACcaacaattaatataatttcgGGTTGCAATAATCTGAGTCTTTGATTAATTGTGGACAGGACCAATCAGAAATAGTCTCTAATCCCttcataaaatatcaattttccaCCTACTACCTCTGGTGACCATGTTTAAACTTGTAACAGTTCCTCAAGCTAAAAAAAGATTAGTTAATAAatgaagtaatattttaaatatttaataaaacagTTATCACTAAGTCTATTAAACTGAGACACAGTCTAAACTGATCTGTGATTGAATTAAAAGGCTTcccattataaaataataaaatagacgAGGTAATACCGAAACACTTGCTTTTTCCTGTAGAGCGTCTACTACTACGTCTACACATTGATTAGGCACGCATGTAGTTGTTAAGGAATGATTCctcatcaaataaataattaattacggTCAAGATAAAATGCAAACCAATTCAATGCTTCATACTTATAAATAGCAATCAGCAAGCTCTACATAAATCACAATTCAATCATCACAAGCAATTACATATAGCACAATTGTTTAAGAGTGTATTACTAAGGAAAAACAATGAAAGTTGTGTACTTCCTTGTTGCCATCTTGGCTTTGACATCCTCTCTTGTCTCTGCCTATGATCCTAGTCCTCTGCAAGATTTCTGTGTGGCAGCCAAAGAAAAAGATGGTGGTATGTAAAAACATTAATCCTTATACCATTGGCATCATATATATAGACGTTGTCTAGAattattgtgattgatgatttttattaattaagacCTTTTGCCTTGTATTTGTAGTGTTTGTGAACGGGAAATTTTGCAAGGACCCTAAGCTTGTCAAAGCTGAAGATTTCTTCAGACATGTAGAACCGGGGAAGACTGACAACCCAGTAGGTTCAAACGTGACTCAGGTGTTTGTTGATCAACTACCGGGACTAAACACGCTTGGCATAGCTTTGGCTCGCATAGATTTTGCACCAAAGGGTTTGAACGCTCCCCACACTCACCCTCGCGGCACTGAGATCCTTATAGTCCT comes from the Glycine soja cultivar W05 unplaced genomic scaffold, ASM419377v2 tig00104557_1_pilon, whole genome shotgun sequence genome and includes:
- the LOC114404594 gene encoding germin-like protein subfamily 1 member 7, with the protein product MKVVYFLVAILALTSSLVSAYDPSPLQDFCVAAKEKDGVFVNGKFCKDPKLVKAEDFFRHVEPGKTDNPVGSNVTQVFVDQLPGLNTLGIALARIDFAPKGLNAPHTHPRGTEILIVLEGTLYVGFVTSNQDGNRLFTKVLNKGDVFVFPIGLIHFQLNVGYGNAVAIAGLSSQNPGAITIANALFKANPPISSEVLTKAFQVDKTIIDYLQKQSWYDNNN